A single window of Nicotiana sylvestris chromosome 3, ASM39365v2, whole genome shotgun sequence DNA harbors:
- the LOC104234988 gene encoding clathrin heavy chain 2 gives MAAANAPITMKEALTLQSIGVNPQFITFTNVTMESDKYICVRETAPQNSVVIIDMNMPMQPLRRPITADSALMNPNSRILALKAQVPGTSQDHLQIFNIEAKQKMKSYQMPEQVVFWKWITTKMLGLVTQTSVYHWPIEGDSEPVKMFDRTANLANNQIINYRCDPSEKWLVLIGIAPGSPERPQLVKGNMQLFSVDQQRSQALEAHAAAFATFRVPGNDRDSILISFATKSSNAGQVTSKLHVIELGAQPGKPSFTKKQADLFFPPDFADDFPVAMQISHKYSLIYVITKLGLLFVYDLETATAVYRNRISPDPIFLTAEASSIGGFYAINRRGQVLLATVNEATLVPFVSGQLNNLELAVNLAKRGNLPGAENLVVQRFQELFAQTKYKEAAELAAESPQGILRTPDTVAKFQSVPVQAGQTPPLLQYFGTLLTKGKLNAFESLELSRLVVNQNKKNLLENWLAEDKLECSEELGDLVKTVDNDLALKIYIKARATPKVVAAFAERKEFDKILIYSKQVGYTPDYLFLLQTIMRSDPQGAVNFALMMSQMEGGCPVDYNTITDLFLQRNMIREATAFLLDVLKPNLPEHGFLQTKVLEINLVTFPNVADAILANGMFSHYDRPRIAQLCEKGGLYMRALQHYSELPDIKRVIVNTHAIEPQALVEFFGTVSREWALECMKDLLVINIKGNLQIIVQVAKEYCEQLGVDACIKLFEQFKSYEGLYFFLGSYLSSSEDPDIHFKYIEAAARTGQIKEVERVTRESNFYNAEKTKNFLMEAKLPDARPLINVCDRFGFVPNLTHYLYTNNMLRYIEGYVQKVNPGNAPLVVGQLLDDECPEDFIKGLILSVRSLLPVEPLVEECEKRNRLRLLTQFLEHLVSEGSQDVHVHNALGKIIIDSNNNPEHFLTTNPYYDSRVVGKYCEKRDPTLAVVAYRRGQCDDELINVTNKNSLFKLQARYVVERMDGDLWEKVLNPENEFRRQLIDQVVSTALPESKSPEQVSAAVKAFMTADLPHELIELLEKIVLQNSAFSGNFNLQNLLILTAIKADPSRVMDYINRLDNFDGPAVGEVAVEAQLYEEAFAIFKKFNLNVQAVNVLLDNIRDINRAVEFAFRVEEDAVWSQVAKAQLREGLVSDAIESFIRADDATHFLDVIHAVEDADVYHDLVKYLLMVRQKTKEPKVDSELIYAYAKIDRLGDIEEFILMPNVANLPNVGDKLFDEGLYEAAKIIFAFISNWAKLASTLVKLNQFQGAVDAARKANSAKTWKDVCFACVDAEEFRLAQICGLSIIVQVDDLEEVSEYYQNRGCFNELISLMESGLGLERAHMGIFTELGVLYARYRHEKLMEHIKLFSTRLNIPKLIRACDEQQHWKELTYLYIQYDEFDNAATTVMNHSPDAWDHMQFKDIVVKVANVELYYKAVHFYLKEHPDLINDMLNVLALRVDHTRVVDIMRKAGHLRLVKPYMIAVQSNNVSAVNEALNEIYVEEEDYDRLRESTDLHDNFDQIGLAQKIEKHELLEMRRVAAYIYKKAGRWKQSIALSKKDNLYKDAMETASQSGDRELAEELLVYFIEQGKKECFASCLFVCYDLIRPDVALELAWMNNMIDFAFPYLLQFIREYTGKVDELIKDKIEAQSEAKAKENEEKDVIKQQNMYAQLLPLALPAPPMPGMGGAGMGGGFAPPPPMGGMGMPPMPPFGMPPMGSY, from the exons ATGGCGGCTGCTAACGCTCCGATCACCATGAAAGAGGCCCTCACG TTGCAAAGTATAGGGGTGAACCCGCAGTTCATCACGTTCACGAATGTTACCATGGAATCGGATAAGTATATATGCGTAAGAGAGACGGCGCCTCAGAATAGTGTGGTGATTATTGATATGAACATGCCAATGCAACCTTTGAGGCGTCCAATTACCGCCGATTCTGCTCTTATGAATCCTAATTCTAGAATTTTGGCTCTAAAAG CTCAAGTCCCAGGAACTAGTCAAGATCACTTGCAGATTTTCAATATTGAGGCAAAGCAGAAAATGAAATCATATCAGATGCCTGAGCAG GTTGTTTTCTGGAAGTGGATTACTACGAAGATGTTAGGTCTTGTTACACAAACATCAGTCTATCATTGGCCAATTGAAG GGGATTCTGAGCCTGTAAAGATGTTTGATAGAACAGCCAATTTAGCCAACAACCAAATAATTAACTACCGATGTGATCCTTCAGAGAAATGGTTGGTTTTGATTGGTATCGCCCCAGGTTCACCAGAG AGGCCCCAACTGGTCAAAGGGAACATGCAATTATTTTCAGTGGATCAGCAACGAAGTCAAGCTCTCGAGGCACATGCTGCAGCATTTGCCACATTCAGG GTTCCTGGAAATGATAGGGATTCTATACTCATTTCTTTTGCCACAAAATCCTCGAACGCTGGACAAGTCACATCAAAGTTGCATGTCATTGAGCTTGGAGCCCAGCCAG GGAAACCATCTTTTACGAAGAAACAGGCAGATCTATTCTTTCCTCCAGATTTTGCTGATGATTTCCCAGTTGCCATGCAG ATATCTCATAAATACAGTTTAATTTATGTCATCACAAAGCTTGGGCTTCTCTTTGTCTATGACCTCGAAACAGCTACTGCAGTGTACAGGAATAGGATCAGCCCGGATCCTATTTTTCTGACAGCAGAAGCTTCATCTATTGGTGGTTTCTATGCCATCAACAGACGAGGTCAAGTGTTGCTCGCCACAGTAAATGAAGCAACTCTAGTACCTTTTGTCAGTGGTCAA TTGAATAATCTGGAGCTTGCTGTTAATCTTGCCAAGAGAGGAAACCTTCCTGGAGCTGAGAATTTG GTTGTCCAGCGGTTTCAAGAGTTGTTTGCCCAGACAAAGTACAAAGAAGCTGCCGAGCTTGCAGCGGAATCACCACAAGGCATACTCCGTACACCTGACACTGTTGCCAAATTTCAG AGTGTTCCTGTTCAAGCAGGGCAAACGCCTCCGCTATTGCAGTACTTTGGGACACTTTTAACAAAAGGGAAGCTAAACGCTTTTGAATCATTAGAACTGTCGCGTCTTGTTGTCAACCAGAACAAGAAAAACCTGTTGGAGAACTGGTTGGCCGAGGATAAGCTGGAGTGTAGTGAGGAACTCGGGGATCTTGTGAAG ACTGTTGATAATGACCTTGCCCTGAAAATATATATCAAAGCAAGAGCGACTCCGAAAGTTGTTGCTGCTTTTGCTGAGCGCAAGGAATTCGACAAAATTCTGATATATTCCAAGCAG GTTGGATATACACCTGACTACTTGTTCCTTCTTCAAACCATTATGCGATCTGATCCCCAG GGAGCTGTTAACTTTGCGCTCATGATGTCCCAAATGGAGGGCGGTTGTCCTGTTGATTACAACACTATCACCGATCTATTTCTTCAG AGGAACATGATCCGTGAGGCAACAGCATTTTTACTGGATGTTCTGAAACCTAACCTTCCAGAGCATGGCTTTCTGCAGACTAAG GTCTTGGAAATCAACCTTGTGACTTTCCCGAATGTTGCTGATGCTATATTAGCAAATGGGATGTTCAGTCATTATGATCGACCTCGTATTGCTCAACTTTGCGAGAAAGGTGGTCTTTACATGCGGGCTCTGCAG CACTATTCTGAACTGCCTGATATCAAGCGTGTTATTGTGAATACACATGCAATTGAGCCTCAG GCCTTGGTTGAGTTCTTTGGGACTGTTTCACGTGAATGGGCACTGGAATGCATGAAAGACCTCCTTGTTATCAATATCAAAGGGAACCTTCAAATAATTGTTCAG GTTGCAAAAGAGTACTGTGAGCAGTTGGGTGTTGATGCTTGCATaaagctttttgagcaatttaAATCTTATGAGGGGTTATATTTCTTCCTTGGATCATATTTGAGTTCCAG TGAGGATCCTGATATCCACTTTAAATATATTGAGGCAGCTGCCAGAACTGGACAAATCAAGGAGGTTGAGCGTGTCACAAGAGAATCAAACTTCTATAACGCAGAAAAGACAAAGAACTTCTTGATGGAAGCCAAACTTCCTGATGCTCGGCCTCTGATTAATGTTTGTGACCGCTTTGGTTTTGTTCCCAATCTCACACACTATCTCTATACCAACAATATGCTACGGTATATTGAAGGTTATGTCCAGAAG GTCAATCCAGGAAATGCTCCTTTAGTTGTAGGGCAGCTTTTAGATGATGAGTGTCCTGAGGACTTCATTAAGGGATTGATCCTGTCTGTGCGTTCTTTGCTTCCAGTTGAGCCCTTGGTGGAAGAATGTGAAAAGAG GAATCGACTCCGCTTGCTGACACAGTTCTTGGAGCATCTTGTAAGTGAAGGAAGTCAAGATGTGCATGTACACAATGCTCTGGGAAAGATTATCATCGATAGCAATAACAACCCAGAGCATTTCCTCACAACCAATCCATACTATGACTCGCGCGTTGTGGGTAAATATTGTGAGAAGCGCGATCCTACCCTAGCTGTTGTTGCATATAGGAGAGGGCAATGTGATGATGAACTCATTAATGTGACAAACAAGAACTCTTTGTTCAAACTTCAGGCGAG GTATGTGGTTGAGAGGATGGATGGTGATCTTTGGGAGAAAGTTCTTAATCCCGAAAATGAGTTTAGAAGGCAGCTTATTGATCAAGTTGTTTCCACTGCTCTGCCTGAAAGCAAGAGCCCTGAGCAAGTTTCTGCTGCTGTTAAAGCTTTCATGACTGCTGATCTTCCTCATGAACTGATTGAGCTTCTTGAAAAGATTGTGCTCCAGAACTCTGCATTCAGTGGGAACTTTAATTTGCAGAATTTGCTTATCCTGACAGCCATCAAAGCTGATCCATCCAGAGTAATGGACTATATCAATAGGCTTGATAATTTTGATGGACCTGCAGTAGGGGAGGTTGCTGTAGAAGCCCAACTTTATGAAGAAGCTTTTGCTATCTTCAAGAAGTTCAATCTGAATGTCCAGGCTGTTAATGTTCTGCTTGACAACATTCGTGATATTAATCGGGCTGTGGAGTTTGCATTCCGAGTTGAAGAAGATGCTGTTTGGAGCCAGGTGGCTAAAGCTCAACTGAGAGAAGGATTAGTGAGCGATGCTATTGAGTCATTTATTCGTGCAGATGACGCCACCCACTTTTTGGATGTAATTCATGCTGTAGAGGATGCAGATGTTTACCATGACTTGGTTAAGTATTTGCTGATGGTAAGGCAGAAGACAAAAGAGCCCAAAGTTGATAGTGAACTCATTTATGCATATGCTAAAATTGATCGATTGGGTGATATTGAAGAATTTATTCTCATGCCAAATGTTGCTAATCTACCGAATGTTGGTGATAAGCTGTTTGATGAAGGCTTATATGAGGCTGCAAAGATCATTTTCGCTTTCATTTCTAACTGGGCCAAGTTGGCGAGCACGCTTGTGAAGTTAAATCAATTTCAAGGTGCTGTCGATGCAGCACGCAAGGCAAATAGTGCTAAGACATGGAAAGATGTCTGCTTTGCTTGTGTTGATGCTGAGGAGTTCCGTTTGGCTCAAATTTGTGGGCTTAGCATTATCGTGCAG GTAGATGACTTGGAGGAAGTTAGTGAATATTACCAAAATAGAGGATGTTTCAATGAATTAATCTCTCTTATGGAGAGTGGGCTGGGTTTGGAGCGTGCACATATGGGTATCTTCACAGAACTTGGTGTTTTGTATGCCAGATACCGTCACGAGAAGCTCATGGAACACATTAAATTATTCTCCACCAGACTCAACATTCCCAAGCTTATTCGTGCCTGTGATGAGCAGCAACACTGGAAGGAACTCACATATTTGTACATCCAATATGATGAATTTGATAATGCTGCCACTACTGTCATGAATCATTCTCCAGATGCCTGGGATCATATGCAGTTCAAAGACATTGTTGTCAAAGTTGCTAATGTGGAGCTTTATTACAAGGCCGTTCACTTCTATTTGAAAGAGCATCCGGATCTCATTAATGATATGCTAAATGTTCTTGCACTTAGAGTGGATCATACACGCGTAGTGGACATAATGAGAAAG GCTGGTCACCTTCGCCTAGTCAAGCCTTACATGATTGCTGTTCAGAGCAACAACGTTTCTGCAGTGAATGAGGCCCTTAACGAAATTTATGTTGAGGAAGAAGACTATGATAGACTACGTGAATCAACTGATTTGCATGATAACTTCGATCAAATTGGTCTTGCACAGAAG ATAGAGAAACATGAGCTTCTCGAGATGCGGCGTGTTGCTGCCTATATCTATAAGAAAGCTGGTAGGTGGAAGCAATCCATTGCTCTGTCAAAGAAAGATAATCTCTACAAAGATGCCATGGAGACAGCCTCACAATCTGGAGATCGCGAACTTGCAGAGGAGTTGCTTGTTTACTTTATTGAACAG GGAAAGAAAGAATGCTTCGCATCATGCctgtttgtttgttatgatttGATTCGCCCAGATGTTGCCCTTGAGCTTGCCTGGATGAATAATATGATCGACTTTGCATT